Proteins found in one Aspergillus puulaauensis MK2 DNA, chromosome 8, nearly complete sequence genomic segment:
- a CDS encoding putative differentiation regulator (Nrd1) (BUSCO:EOG09261ZFN;~COG:A;~EggNog:ENOG410PGH9;~InterPro:IPR034195,IPR000504,IPR035979,IPR012677, IPR039171,IPR018835;~PFAM:PF10378,PF00076;~go_function: GO:0003676 - nucleic acid binding [Evidence IEA];~go_function: GO:0003723 - RNA binding [Evidence IEA]) yields the protein MQTSDASNISSRLKFSHLNADSTGFSHGAYSSNNLPLQGLSDRNHRRVNIPAINTTATASTADNMANSGTAFDMNFTPLLPSQLLLGSPFQPGTPSAFTSPQFTNYGGFSQNASAQGPQNQLGSPTQASHNPGLYSNMLAAEGLGNQQMLGGPQSPVGGLGGLGNAAYGSPAASVTPGLLSGTSRTVYLGNIPPETPAEEILNHVRSGQIESVRLLPDKNCAFISFLDSNSATHFHSDAILKKLAIKGNDIKVGWGKPSQVPTSVALAVQQSGASRNVYLGNLPEETTEDDLREELGKFGPIDTVKIVKEKAIGFVHFLSITNAMKAVSQLPQEAKWQAPKRVFYGKDRCAYVSKTQQQNAAQFLGIAPGYAHILNSADRDLITNALAQQSVAAAAVATSAGGVNNLGNRTIYLGNIHPETTIEEICNVVRGGLLHHIRYIPDKHICFVTFIDPTSAASFYALSNLQGLMIHNRRLKIGWGKHSGPLPPAIALAVSGGASRNVYVGNLDDSWAEERLRQDFAEYGEIELVNTLREKSCAFVNFTNIANAIKAIEGMRNREEYRRFKINFGKDRCGNPPRQTGNGGQQSRNGSGIEGPQSPSPALNGFNAFAQPGSQSSPTRPALSPAPGSTGSQNGQQNRHPLQTVASPSGILNNGSSNPLTMYLNQMSTQQVQEQEDRLNDPISLASLQSQPQSNHHHQQSLYNATSTSELTNGSIDAPLHQHKPSANGFLNVTNGSTGPGHHSTASTSNLSVPRAQHSRAVSLPSFSQEPFGPISGQPGPGRSGASHHPQSSFSGFNSALGGLNHSGFGLAIHNENSLPGWAEEEIGAK from the coding sequence ATGCAAACCTCCGATGCCTCCAATATCTCGAGTCGTTTGAAATTTTCTCACCTGAATGCGGATAGTACTGGATTTTCCCACGGAGCGTACAGTTCAAACAACCTCCCCCTGCAAGGATTGTCGGACCGGAATCATCGTCGAGTAAACATTCCTGCCATCAACACGACTGCTACCGCGAGCACGGCCGATAACATGGCGAACTCGGGCACCGCGTTCGATATGAACTTTActcccctccttccttcCCAGCTCCTACTCGGCAGTCCGTTCCAACCCGGTACACCCTCCGCGTTTACTTCGCCGCAATTCACCAACTATGGCGGGTTCTCCCAAAACGCTTCGGCGCAGGGGCCACAGAACCAGCTAGGTAGCCCGACACAAGCTTCGCATAATCCTGGTCTATATTCCAACATGTTAGCTGCAGAAGGTCTGGGAAATCAACAGATGCTAGGCGGCCCCCAGTCCCCTGTCGGTGGGCTAGGAGGACTGGGGAATGCTGCATATGGTAGCCCTGCAGCATCTGTAACTCCCGGTCTTCTTTCTGGTACCAGCCGCACTGTATACCTTGGCAATATTCCCCCAGAGACACCAGCGGAGGAAATTCTGAATCACGTCCGAAGTGGCCAGATTGAGTCTGTCCGCTTGCTCCCTGACAAGAACTGCGCCTTCATCTCGTTCCTAGATAGCAACTCCGCCACACACTTTCATTCGGATGCTATCCTGAAAAAGCTAGCCATCAAGGGCAATGACATCAAGGTAGGCTGGGGTAAGCCTTCGCAGGTACCAACATCAGTCGCGTTAGCCGTCCAGCAGTCGGGAGCTTCGCGGAACGTGTATCTTGGGAATTTACCAGAGGAGACAACAGAGGATGATCTACGAGAAGAACTTGGCAAATTCGGCCCAATTGACACCGTTAAGATTGTCAAAGAAAAGGCCATTGGGTTTGTTCACTTCCTGTCAATCACAAATGCCATGAAAGCTGTTTCCCAGTTACCTCAGGAGGCCAAATGGCAGGCACCTAAGCGCGTTTTCTACGGAAAGGATCGATGCGCTTACGTCTCGAAGACGCAGCAACAGAATGCTGCGCAGTTCTTGGGAATTGCGCCGGGATATGCGCACATTCTGAACTCAGCGGACCGTGACTTGATTACCAATGCTCTCGCCCAGCAGTCTGTCGCTGCGGCCGCAGTGGCTACTTCGGCCGGCGGTGTCAACAACCTGGGTAATCGTACTATCTACCTTGGCAACATTCATCCCGAAACCACGATCGAGGAGATCTGCAACGTTGTGCGAGGCGGTCTTCTACACCATATTCGTTACATTCCCGACAAGCATATCTGCTTCGTTACCTTCATTGACCCGACATCAGCCGCTTCCTTCTATGCTCTAAGCAACCTGCAGGGGCTCATGATTCACAACAGGCGGCTGAAGATCGGCTGGGGTAAACACTCCGGACCCCTTCCACCTGCTATTGCCCTCGCAGTTAGTGGCGGTGCTTCTCGCAATGTTTACGTTGGAAATCTAGATGACTCGTGGGCCGAAGAGCGTCTGCGCCAAGATTTTGCAGAGTATGGAGAAATCGAACTGGTAAACACGCTACGGGAGAAAAGCTGTGCCTTCGTAAACTTCACCAATATCGCAAACGCAATTAAAGCTATTGAGGGAATGCGAAACCGAGAAGAATATCGGCGGTTCAAGATTAACTTCGGTAAAGACCGATGCGGGAACCCACCTCGTCAAACAGGCAATGGTGGACAGCAAAGCCGCAACGGCAGCGGAATCGAGGGACCGCAGTCGCCTTCTCCTGCGCTCAACGGCTTCAATGCCTTTGCTCAACCCGGCTCCCAATCTAGTCCCACCCGCCCGGCGCTTTCACCTGCACCCGGTTCAACGGGCTCCCAGAACGGTCAACAGAACCGACACCCCCTACAAACCGTTGCCTCTCCGTCCGGCATCTTGAATAACGGTTCCAGCAACCCTTTGACAATGTATCTCAACCAGATGTCTACGCAACAAGTCCAGGAGCAAGAGGATCGGCTCAACGATCCCATATCCCTGGCGTCCCTacaatcccaaccccaatccaaccatcatcaccagcaatCGCTTTATAACGCGACTAGCACCAGCGAACTTACCAACGGCAGCATTGACGCTCCTTTGCACCAGCATAAGCCATCTGCCAACGGCTTTCTGAACGTCACCAATGGGTCCACTGGACCTGGTCACCACTCCACTGCGAGCACAAGCAACCTAAGCGTACCCCGTGCACAGCATTCCCGTGCTGTGAGCTTGCCATCATTTTCGCAGGAACCATTTGGTCCTATCTCGGGCCAGCCTGGACCCGGTCGTTCTGGGGCGTCTCATCACCCCCAGAGCAGTTTCTCAGGCTTTAATTCCGCTCTGGGTGGTCTAAACCATTCCGGCTTCGGGTTGGCTATCCACAACGAGAACTCGTTGCCCGGCtgggcagaagaagagattgGAGCCAAATAA
- a CDS encoding asparagine--tRNA ligase DED81 (BUSCO:EOG09261CQG;~COG:J;~EggNog:ENOG410PFF1;~InterPro:IPR006195,IPR012340,IPR004365,IPR004364, IPR004522,IPR002312;~PFAM:PF00152,PF01336;~go_function: GO:0000166 - nucleotide binding [Evidence IEA];~go_function: GO:0003676 - nucleic acid binding [Evidence IEA];~go_function: GO:0004812 - aminoacyl-tRNA ligase activity [Evidence IEA];~go_function: GO:0004816 - asparagine-tRNA ligase activity [Evidence IEA];~go_function: GO:0005524 - ATP binding [Evidence IEA];~go_process: GO:0006418 - tRNA aminoacylation for protein translation [Evidence IEA];~go_process: GO:0006421 - asparaginyl-tRNA aminoacylation [Evidence IEA]), with the protein MAPIYVDEDVGRDDSTATGAESAPYKTLVHAFLQHAPSGGTEYLTRKSQTEPTGEGADPAAKLEWKPATKSALKKATTLFEQRKKKAAKEQELAIREKEEADKRQLVLEEAKKVVIKEDPSLPKPVKIRLDVTDPAVVKLGSPESDTPGTRVRVLGRVHRLRSQKGMIFLTLADGYGYLQCVLTGDLVKTYDAMTLTLETSIALHGEMKAVPPKQHAPNNRELHVDFYTVIGRAAGDKEAITTRVSHEADPQTLYNNRHLVLRGETASSVMKVRAATLRAFRQTFEELRLTEVTPPAMVQTQVEGGSTLFKFDYYGENAYLTQSSQLYLETCLPSLGDVFCVCPSFRAEKSLTRRHLSEYTHIESELDFIDFNDLLDHLEAVICRVLEIVLVDPVAKPIIERLNPEFKTPSRPFLRMKYSDAIDWLREHEIPNEEGNPHKFGDDIAEAAERKMTDIINRPIFLTHFPAEIKAFYMKKDPEDRRVTESVDVLMPGVGEIVGGSMRMDDWDELMAAYKHEGMDPSPYYWYTDQRKYGTSPHGGYGFGLERFLAWLCARYTVRDCSLYPRFTGRCTP; encoded by the exons ATGGCGCCAATTTACGTTGACGAAGACGTTGGGCGAGACGACTCAACTGCCACCGGCGCGGAGTCCGCTCCCTACAAGACCCTCGTTCACGCTTTTTTGCAGCATGCCCCTTCTGGTGGCACCGAATACTTGACTCGCAAGTCTCAGACTGAACCTACGGGCGAAGGTGCTGACCCGGCTGCAAAACTAGAATGGAAGCCGGCCACCAAGTCCGCTTTGAAGAAAGCAACCACCTTATTCGAGCAGCGtaagaagaaggccgccaaGGAACAAGAGTTGGCTATccgcgagaaggaggaagcagaTAAACGCCAGCTTGTTCTtgaggaggcgaagaaagtCGTGATTAAGGAAGACCCGTCGCTTCCTAAGCCTGTGAAGATTCGGCTAGATGTGACTGACCCTGCTGTTGTGAAACTCGGCTCGCCAGAGTCAGATACACCTGGAACACGAGTGCGTGTTCTTGGAAGAGTTCATCGCCTGCGGAGTCAAAAAGGCATGATCTTTCTGACTCTTGCTGACGGCTACGGGTACCTGCAGTGCGTCTTGACCGGCGATCTGGTGAAAACCTACGATGCTATGACGCTCACCCTTGAAACGTCCATTGCGCTCCATGGAGAGATGAAAGCCGTCCCTCCCAAGCAGCATGCTCCCAACAACCGTGAACTACATGTAGACTTTTACACGGTCATCGGtcgtgctgctggtgataAGGAGGCGATCACCACACGGGTGTCCCATGAGGCCGATCCGCAAACACTCTACAACAACCGTCATCTTGTTCTCCGCGGCGAGACTGCCTCATCAGTGATGAAGGTTCGGGCTGCTACTCTCAGGGCATTCCGTCAAACGTTCGAAGAGCTCCGTTTGACCGAAGTGACCCCGCCTGCTATGGTTCAAACACAAGTGGAAGGAGGAAGCACTTTGTTCAAGTTCGACTACTATGGTGAGAACGCCTACTTGACTCAATCATCGCAACTATACCTCGAGACCTGTCTCCCTTCGCTTGGAGATGTATTCTGCGTTTGCCCCTCGTTCCGTGCAGAAAAGTCTCTTACCCGTCGCCACCTGTCCGAATACACACACATCGAGTCAGAGCTGGACTTCATCGATTTCAACGACCTTCTTGACCACTTGGAGGCTGTTATATGTCGTGTCCTCGAAATTGTCCTGGTCGACCCTGTCGCTAAACCCATAATTGAGCGCCTCAACCCTGAGTTCAAGACACCTAGCCGCCCATTCCTTCGCATGAAGTACTCCGACGCCATTGACTGGTTGCGGGAGCACGAAATTCCCAACGAAGAAGGCAACCCCCACAAGTTCGGTGATGACATCGCCGAGGCCGCCGAGCGTAAAATGACGGATATCATCAACCGACCCATTTTCCTCACCCACTTCCCAGCCGAAATCAAGGCCTTCTACATGAAGAAAGACCCTGAAGACCGCCGTGTGACTGAGAGTGTCGACGTCCTGATGCCCGGTGTCGGTGAAATTGTCGGTGGAAGTATGAGAATGGACGACTGGGACGAGTTAATGGCCGCCTACAAGCATGAGGGCATGGATCCTTCGCCTTACTACTGGTACACCGACCAGCGCAA GTACGGGACATCACCTCACGGTGGTTACGGTTTTGGCTTGGAGCGCTTCCTCGCTTGGCTGTGTGCCCGGTACACAGTCCGAGACTGCTCCTTGTACCCTCGTTTCACAGGTCGTTGCACGCCCTAA
- a CDS encoding uncharacterized protein (COG:K;~EggNog:ENOG410Q1GW): protein MDGRDPNAPQNSEQSSQTNGTGRSHRRAGGREATNTGTETAEYYQTFLSRLLAVVSHGQPEVVDRLIEIIRSGASQQQIFDALAELAADNNP, encoded by the exons ATGGACGGGCGAGATCCGAACGCGCCACAGAACTCAGAGCAGAG TTCTCAAACCAACGGCACCGGCCGTAGCCACAGACGGGCGGGCGGGCGTGAAGCCACCAATACGGGAACCGAAACTGCGGAGTACTACCAGACATTCCTCTCCCGCCTCCTTGCCGTGGTCTCGCATGGACAGCCAGAGGTCGTCGACAGGTTGATTGAGATCATTCGCTCAGGCGCGTCCCAGCAACAAATTTTCGACGCATTGGCGGAACTTGCAGCAGATAACAACCCTTAA